The Chamaesiphon minutus PCC 6605 DNA window TACGTGCGTCAAGACAATCCCCAGAATTGGGTTTCGATCGCACCAGTAAATCCACCACAATCATCCTTCCCGATTAAGCACTAGTAACCAAACTATCTAGTTCTTCTAAAGCAGTTTGGAAGTCGTCGTTGACGATCTGATGGTCAAATTCATCTCGTGCTGCAATTTCTACTTTCGCCTGCTCCAGACGACGGAGAATCGCCTCTGGAGAATCAGTACCGCGATCGCGAATCCGCATTTCCAACGTCTGGAGATCTGGCGGTAAGATAAAAATTCGTAAAGCAGTCGGAAAGATCTGCGCGACTTGTCTGGCTCCAGCTAATTCGATTTCCAAAATAACAGAGCGGCCTAAATCGAGTTGCGCTTGCACTGGCGCGATCGGCGTACCATAATAGTTACCTGCAAACTCCGCCCATTCTAAAAGTGCTCCAGCCGCAATCTCTGCTTCAAATCGATCGCGACTATAGAAATAGTAATGTACGCCGTCTATCTCCCCTTCACGAGGCGATCTGGTTGTAGCAGAAACCGATAGATATAGTTCGGGACGCCTTGCCAATAAAGCTTTGAGTAACGTCCCTTTGCCGACACCACTAGGCCCAGTTAAAACGATCGATCTACCCGTCATTTAGATTTTGGATATTGGATGGATATTAGATAGTCCTGACGATCGCTACTCAGGAAATACTCAAGAGGCGATCGTCGTGGCACTAATCCGCATTGTACTCTCGATCGAGGACTTCGCAAGCGGTCGAGGAACTAACTTGGCATTGCATAGCGATGGACGATCGATAATTCATCACTGGGTACGGTGGCAATACAAGCCCGAATGGGATTATCATGCCCTTCAATTGCCACTCTACAGACAAAACAAGCACCTTTCAAGCACCCAGTAGGAATCGCTATGCCAGCGCGCTCGGCAGCATTAAGTAGAGGCTCCCCTGGTTGAGCGAGGGTAGTGACTCGCTCTGGCATAAATAAGACGGTTACGGACATAAATTTATGGGAATGGGGGGAGGGGAGACTGACAGAGAAGTTTACAGGGAGTTGAGGGTGTCGGGATCTAACATGCCGAGATCGAGATGGGAACGTTCGATCGATTCGATATGTGATGTGCTACCGACTAAAAACTGAAGCGATGCTGGGGATTCACTCCAATTACTGGCACATGCCTTGAGCTTTTGGTTGGTTAGTGCCGAAAACCAACCTGCCAGAAAACCAGCTTCGAGGCTAAATGAACGATACGTTGCACTAGCATCGATCTCGATCCCGCCACCGATGCCACAATTGGCGATCGAGACTACTAATAGTCCCCGTTCGGCCAAACTAAAATCGATCGAGGGTCTACCCAACCCATGAACGGCCCATGCTTCACCAACGTTGACAAAAAACTCGGCGGCAATCGTGTCGGCGATCGGCTGGCTGTAGTATTTGACCATATCCTGCATCACCCGATTGCAAAAAGTTTTGCCCCAGTTGTCGCCAAAGGTATATAGAGCTAAATAAGAAGCTTCGCCAGCTTCTGCACGCAAGGTTTTGGGAATGCTCCGTAATAATAGTTCCGGTACGGCAATCAAGCGATCTCCATGCCGTGTAGATAGCAATCCCGAAGCTGGGTGAGATTTAACATAGCCTTTAGGATTAAAGCAATTTGCTGGAATGCGAATTGTAGAGGCGTTCATAATTTAGGAATTAGAGAATCGGGGTGAGCGGATAGAATCGATCGTCTGCCGATCGAATTAAATAGCAGAGATCGCATCTTGGGCGATTTTGATGTATGGCTTTAATAAATCTGCATGTGCCTGGGGTAATTCGACATAAATTGCTTCTAACAAGAACTTATATCCTTGATAATGTCTAAATCCCATCGCTTGCAAGATATTTTTCTGCCAGTGAATAAAACGCTCTTTTAACATCTCTTCATCTTGCAAGAGCATCGCCAAAGAATACGCTCTCAATCCTAAAGTCATATCGCGACGGCAGCGATCGACACCTAGAGCGTTCATTGCTTGTTCTTGAAAAATTTTGCTATCTTCCATGGCTTTTATGGCTCGATCGAGAATCTCTTTTTCTTTAGCTTCGATCGCTAAATAAGCCTCTTTGCGTTCTGCCCAAGAAGAAATAACATGCTCTAACTTGCGGAGATCTTGCTTACTGGCATAAGAGCCATCGGCACCATCAACTAATGCTTCTAACAATGTAATCATGTTCTCATAACTCCGTATAGATCGAATGTAATTTTGAAAGATATGCTCGATGAATATCTTTACCAATCTAGAAATCTTAACTGTGAGATTTAATTTCTAGAAACGTCATGGGGCCGAGTGACGGCACGACGATCGGAAACTTGCTCTTGCACGATTGTTAGCTCGGGAACCTGCCATTTGACTCGGTCTAAGAGCGCGCCAACCGTAATCGATCGCTCGCGCTCGCGGTGTTCTAATTCGAGTTGCTGCGCTAACTCTTGTTGCTGCACTAATTCGGTAGCAAGTCGCTGCTGTCGCTCGTTGTGAATGGCCTGCTGATTTCTCCGTTTGGGTCTGAATACAACCCTCATCAAACGCAAGATGCCGCGAATAAAACGGACTAAAGGATGTCTTTTTAACTTACTATGCTTGCGACTTTTCATACGACACCTGCTGCGACCGATGATTGTGGTTCGAGTTCCATTTCTCCAGCTTCAAAACGCTCGGCAATTTCATTTGCATTGGCTCCAGAAGCAATCCAAAATTCGGCAACTTGGATTCGTTCTTCCGAACCCAATAAAAACCGACAAAATTCATTGCCCATTGCATAGCATTGAATTTCTGTACTGCAAAGATTTTGCTCGAAGGCGATACTAAAAAAGCCAGCGAGAATACCTGCATATAAATGGCAAACTGGTTTGCCCATATATCCTAAAGACTTAGCAACTGCCGAATCATACAAATCGACATAGAAAAAGCCGCTGTCTCTATTACTTAGATTGGGAGACCAAGCACCCCAACCCTGCGCCGTATATGGCCACCACCAGGTTTCCATCGCAAATCCCAGATTGGATGTTTCTAGAGTTAAGCCATAGAATTCCTGAAACCAGGATTGAAATAGTACGGCATCCTCTTTGCCCCACTCATAGCCAATCTGATAGCACAACCAGCCAGCAGCTTCGCCCACTTCATGCTCTAGTCCTTTGAGCAGCGAGACGATGAAGTCTTCGCCAACTAATAAATTGCGTTGACGATGATAGTCGGTAATCTTGCCCCGTTCCATATCAAAATCGTAAAAGTCGGCGCGACTGTAGTGACAGACGTCCCGTGTAGAGTGAATCGGAATGGGTGGATTCTGAAAAACTTTTCTTTGAATATTAGATGTCATAGGTAGCTCTTGTTTAAATTATCGGTCTCGATCTCCACGGTAGTTTGCACAATTAGCAGTATCGGCCCAGGATATATTCTGCTTTACTTATTTATCCCAATTTTTATGGGATTATTGCTATCTTTTCGATAAATAGTCGGCAAACTTACTACTAGATTCTTTCATTTTCTCTAAAGCCGATCTCAGCACCAATTTTCCGGCTTCGACTAGCACCTCACCTGTCATGGGATGAATCAGTGTTTTGTCTGCTTTTCTACCGATCTTAGTCTCTAGATCCCGCTCTGATTCGACAAAAGTGCCGATCGGTAGCTCGATGACAATCCCATCGCCGATGGCACGAGATTGGCAGGCCAATCTCGCCCCAGGACGGTCGATTTTGGTAAACTGCAATGTCATCTGTTCTTGTGTCGTTGGTTGGGTCAATGAGTCCACACCATCCACAACAAAAAAATGGCAAGAAGCACACATCCCCTGTCCGCCACAGATTTGGTTGACGAGAATATCATGGTCTTTAAAAACGGATAACAGCGTAGAATTATGCTCGGCTTCTACTTGCTTGCCTTCGATAGTGATGGTGACTGTTGCCATAAGATACTTAGTTGATTGTAATTAGGTTTTAGTTAAAAGATATGTTGCTATTGGCGAGAGCGCAGAATTATTTAATATCGATCTAAAGTCAACGATAATCCGCTCGCACTCCTCAATAAAAAACTGGACCCATAAGCGCAGGCTACGGATATTTTCGGCTGTTAATTCCTGCTCTAATATTTTCTCATGGCAACTGAGTTTGCTAAAGTGATCTGCCGACCAGTTCTGGATAAATAGAGATTCTTCAACACACCGTGCGTGTGCTTTGCGCCAGTAATTACCCTGTGCTAGAGGGCCAAAGTAATTATTGCTAAGGGTGACAATCTCTTCCAAGGCAGCAAGCACCATCTGACCAGATATCTTCGGCTTTGGTAGTGCTTCCGCAGCTTGATTCGTCAGTTTGCCAGTTCTTCTCGGCTCGCTAGGTAGATGTTCTGGATCGGTATATGTCGGCGTTCCTAGTAGCTTGTTACTCGATCGCTGATGAATAGCATTTAGTTCGCTTATTAGTTGATTTAAAGTACCAGAGTCTCTACTAATCACATCCGCCAAGCCACAAGTTTTTACTAATTGGCGAAAAGAATCGATGATTTTACCTTGTGAAGAGAGTAAGACAATTGGTAAACTCTTTCTAGCTTGATGGCATTTATTGGAGATCTCAGAGTAATTGGAGTTGTCTATTTTTCCTAAAATTACTAATTGATATTCTTCTCTGACGACACTTTCTACAAGTTGATAATAAGTTTTGACGATCTGAATTCCACCTTGAAATTCTGGATCGATAGTCGATTTAATGCGAGCGACTTCTGCGGTATCTGATTCGGCTAATAAAATTTTCATTATCGGCAGAGTGGCATCTGTCATATTTTCAACTTGAATACTAGTATGCATCTCTTTCTATGTAACAGTTAGTATAGAAATTATCAGGGTAGCACAAATATTTATCGTCTTAAAAATATTCGATCCTTAGAGGATAGTAATCGTCTACCCCATGACGCAGGTTACATCTCAATTATTATGCCCACATCCGTTTGTTAAATCGCACTTGCGTACAGATTTAGCTGACAACATCTGTTCTCGCTCGACTACCTGCTGGCTAGCGAATGATGCGATCTCGATCTTGAGGGTAACTTGAAGGGCGATAAGTATGTATATCTCAAATTTCTAACGCACTAGCTCCATGTGCCACTAGCACAACTGTCCATTACAAATCTACATATAACTACCCTAAATATACACGGAGAAGTTTACAAACGGCAACATAGTCGATCCCTGAAAACCGAAACTTACTCTGGGATTGAGCTTCAAGAATTTGATTTCCTATCGCTCGATCGACAGTAGCGATCGAGCTAATGTAAAAAAAGTGACACACGTCATACGTATTTATTCTTTTTAGCGCGTACAGTCTATATGTAAGCAACTATCAGCTCGCATCGTCAGGGAAGAAATATACAATGAACGCGCATCCTCAGTGTCTACCAGCTACTAGCTCTCGGCAACAACAGCAGTCGAATGTAGTATTATTATCTAGCAAGCAGCCACTCCCTGAGATGTTAGTTGAAGCTTTGCAAACTCAGGTGACAGGATCTGTAGAGCGGATTCGCGATGTCGCAGAGCGGATTGCGGTAGAAGTAGATCGCATCTGTGCTAAAAGCGAGCGCATCCAAAATTCTGGCATTGGCGAATCTTGGCGGGTGGGGTTAGCGCGTCACCGTGTCTCTAAATGTCTTTACTATTATCAATTAGGATCTCGCCAAGGTCGGATCGAACTGCACAGTCATCTCAGTTCGATTATCTACCGCTACATCACGATTCCTCAATCTCAATTAGGATTTCAAGCTCGGTACTTGCTGATTGAAGACTTTCTTCAGGAATTTTATACTGAGTCGATCAAAGCTTTTCGGCGCGAAAATGAGTTGGGTGAAACTTATACCCCCCGCAGTTTGTTGCAATTAGCAGAGTATATGGTGTTTACCGAATGCTATGCCAAGCGGCGGATTCACCTACGGTTTGGGAGCAGCCAACAATTGATCGTTCTACGCGCGCAAACTTTTGCCAAACGTCAGCCGACCGAAACATCTGTCGATATCGAGCAAGCATTTGAAACCGCACGCGAAGAAGATGGAGATAATGGCTCGAAATTGATGCAACAGATTCGGGCCAAAATGGTATCGGATAATGTCGATGCCACCGATGAAGTTTTACGCGATCGAGTAATTGAAGAATTGATTGCCTATCTCAAAGCTCAAGATCGAGCCGATTGTGTCGATTATTTACTCCTAAAAATGGAGGATATGTCCGCACCAGAAATCGAGAAAACTTTAGGATTGAGTAGCCGCGAGCGCGATTATCTCCAACAGAAATTTAAATATCATCTGGAAAAATTCGCTCATGTTGCCAACTGGGAATTAGTTCATCAATGGTTGGGTGCAGAAATCGATCGCAAGCTCGGTTTGACAGATCGACAATGGGAAGTATTTTCTTCGCAATTATCGATCGAGCAGCAAACATTCATTCAACTCAAACAATCCAATCGCAGTAATGAGTCGATTATGAAG harbors:
- the gmk gene encoding guanylate kinase; translation: MTGRSIVLTGPSGVGKGTLLKALLARRPELYLSVSATTRSPREGEIDGVHYYFYSRDRFEAEIAAGALLEWAEFAGNYYGTPIAPVQAQLDLGRSVILEIELAGARQVAQIFPTALRIFILPPDLQTLEMRIRDRGTDSPEAILRRLEQAKVEIAARDEFDHQIVNDDFQTALEELDSLVTSA
- a CDS encoding 2Fe-2S iron-sulfur cluster-binding protein, which gives rise to MSVTVLFMPERVTTLAQPGEPLLNAAERAGIAIPTGCLKGACFVCRVAIEGHDNPIRACIATVPSDELSIVHRYAMPS
- a CDS encoding phycobilisome protein, with the translated sequence MITLLEALVDGADGSYASKQDLRKLEHVISSWAERKEAYLAIEAKEKEILDRAIKAMEDSKIFQEQAMNALGVDRCRRDMTLGLRAYSLAMLLQDEEMLKERFIHWQKNILQAMGFRHYQGYKFLLEAIYVELPQAHADLLKPYIKIAQDAISAI
- a CDS encoding V4R domain-containing protein, which produces MTSNIQRKVFQNPPIPIHSTRDVCHYSRADFYDFDMERGKITDYHRQRNLLVGEDFIVSLLKGLEHEVGEAAGWLCYQIGYEWGKEDAVLFQSWFQEFYGLTLETSNLGFAMETWWWPYTAQGWGAWSPNLSNRDSGFFYVDLYDSAVAKSLGYMGKPVCHLYAGILAGFFSIAFEQNLCSTEIQCYAMGNEFCRFLLGSEERIQVAEFWIASGANANEIAERFEAGEMELEPQSSVAAGVV
- a CDS encoding 2Fe-2S iron-sulfur cluster-binding protein, whose amino-acid sequence is MATVTITIEGKQVEAEHNSTLLSVFKDHDILVNQICGGQGMCASCHFFVVDGVDSLTQPTTQEQMTLQFTKIDRPGARLACQSRAIGDGIVIELPIGTFVESERDLETKIGRKADKTLIHPMTGEVLVEAGKLVLRSALEKMKESSSKFADYLSKR